DNA from Solenopsis invicta isolate M01_SB chromosome 4, UNIL_Sinv_3.0, whole genome shotgun sequence:
AGTCCAtcagtaaaaacaaaaataagcaaaatgGTAACTGATAGTCAgtacatatgtatgtaaatCATGAAATCTTTGAAATAATATCAACGCCATGTTGCATATGtaaatatgacaaaaaataaccattttcaagaaatttttaagtGGACATTCCATTTAtagaattgttaaaattttataattatataaagtggTATATACTGACTTTAtcataaaacgaaataaaaacaaaaacgagTTAAACATCACACacaattattaaagaaataaatggaTGAAAGAggtatttatattaagaatgatctgaaaattattaatgattgatAAGTAGTAAAAATTTAGTAGTGTAACAACATTCTATTTtcatcatataaaatatatttaataccaCCTCCACCCATTTAAACTAAACTactaaatttagaattattactagcctacattaatttttcaattaatcacCACTTGATATTCCACCCAATGGGAGGCAATTCAGGCAAAGACACGTTCACACTTGGTAAGAGGTGCACGAGATAACTTTTAAGAtctataaagtattttataaacaacTCATAGGTAAGAGACATAAAGTTGATTATATCTTTAAAGATGTGATAAGTCGTTTCAGTGACACCATATTGGACATTGCGCAGAGAGTCcgcaaaagtaaaataatgccTCTGCGCGATGTATGCTcctgaaacaaaaagaaaacgaaaGCCAGGATAGGTTCATGCAGCTTTCAGGTCCCGTGAAAGACATTGGTCTGACTTGGAATGGTTTAGATATTCATGTGGATCAGTAAAAATGGAATCCAGTGATGTCTctgattttcttttatattcctTGAACAAGAAAACAAGAGAAACTCACCAAGTAAAAGAAGTAACGGTAGAAGCGTGATCCAAAGAATCCTCGGGCCCTTTTCTTGTAGCCATTTCCTAACACCAGTGAATTGACTCAACAGCCAGGCATCGAATACGAGCATTCTGACGAAGAAAAAGTACATATTGTGTGTATAACGATCCAAAGTTTGCCACAACGTATTCAATTTGGATACTGTAAACAgcaaattagaaaattataacttAATCATCAATcatactcattgtcagtattaATATGCCACATTGTAtgaaagataattatattttacactgTGTTTGATTATaggatatatttctttatttataaagtattatctttatattattaaatgttgatAGTACCATTGGACCCTCGATAAGCTTGTGCACCATAATACTGCCTTTTTCTATCCATTCTGAAGAATTGAACAGTTTTTCTGAAGTAAGCGACTATAAAGGTTACAAAATACGTGAACCATTGCACAATCTTCCAATTTTGTTTAGTTTTGACCGTTGATTTTGCAAAAGTCTCGTCCAATTCGGTATCGGAATCGACACGAGAAGAATCATACTCCCTAAATGAAGGCATGTACGATAAGTATCTGTTGAAATAAGATTGTATTAATTGTATGTAAACAAAAGCTTTGTTtcaaaaaatgagaaaagataAAATACCTTGACCGAAAATCTGAAGAATGTCTAGGCTCCgaataaattgtttctttgtGACTTGTATACTGTTCTACACGTGTTTTTTTGTATAGAGTCGCTTTTCCTTTAGAATCCGACATACGCGTGCTTGACATGCCGTAATTATTCTCGGACTACAAAattcatgtataattttaaaacacaaatatgCAAAGTCATGactgagaaaaataagaaaataatggttcaaaataataaattactaaaatactTACTGAATTAATTAGAGAGGCGGTCTCTTTCAAATCAATAGTGTCTGAGTCACTAATTCCACTTTCGGTCGTTCCTCGCGAAGCCTGACTTACATTCCGACGACTGATTACGGTACTTCCATTGTCGTTTACGTGTATAGACCGCCTTGACATATTAGGCATAGCTAATATACCAGGAGCTATTTCGTAACGACACTCCGACGCTGGCGAATATGTATAATCTGTCTTTGGAAAAACGCTGAAACACCCACAAATAATCTGATTCCTCGCACAGGCAAATTGTTCGTACTAATTCTTGCGTTATTTATCAGCACCAATAACTCCTAGATCCTGCGACCCAGACCGTGCGACTGATACTAATTTGGATGTGCtattatttataaacgtttGTTTCTCCAACAGAAAGGTCGTATCTTTAAAGTAAATAACATAAAGTCAAATACAGGTCACAGGAAGAAGAATTTGTTATTGGCACAATCGTTTAACGTCTCAGTTAAAGAGCTTCCATTAAAGTGGTAGGAAACGTAAACAGCAcatgtataatgtaataaatcttAATACACGTACTTCCACCAATCACCAGCCTGCTTGTAAATCTCATAAGCGCTGGATGCTGATCTACTCAGAggatcctctctctctccctcttcggACGAGTAGTCACTGGTAAGTACTCTGCGTGGTGTAACACTTTTGCGCTTTCGCTCGGCTTTCTGATCAGATACGTCATCCTTACTTTCGCTCTGACCATTGGCAAATATTTGTCTTTTGGCCCGCTGGCGTTCCGACCGACGTTCCGCTTTTTTCGTGACGACGACAGAACTCTCGGACTTTGTGCTTTGGTTATCCGTCAGACTTTCCGTGACAGATCCCTCTTTGCTCTCCTCTATAGGTTCCATAGTCTTTTCATGCGTTTTCATGCTGACAGTTCTACAGTTATTTAACAATGAAGATGAAACTTGATGAAGATGACAATCGTCTCACATAAACGGCAAACGCTTAGATCGAGACTACTTACGATCGAGAGGCAGATCTTCTGCTACTGGTTACCTCTCCAGGCGTGTGAGATCTCTCTCGGCTCCAGTTCCTGAGATCATAATGACGTTCATCTTGCTCCGGCAGGGGACGGTTCGGGATCATAGGCGTGTGGGAGCGAGATCTGCTCCGGCTGCGAAGCTCATAGTGATGCTGCTCGCTCTCCATCCTTCTGCCGAACAAAGAAGCACACCGGGTGATTGAGGAATTCGCGGTAAGTTCACGCTTCTCTAAGAACCTCGGCCTTCCGATAGAAGTACGGACGGCGAAAGGTTATCGCTCGTTTTTGGGAAAAAGATTCCGCAGGGGCCGTCGGGGAGAACATATGCCCGAACATATACAGCCTAAAAATAGCACCCCTCCCCGAAGGACACGGCCGCGGTCCTTCCCACTGGATCCCTATTTCTAGCCTCTTCTCGTCGCGCGTACCCCCTCGCTTAGGAGTTGACGTACGGTGCCGTCGTCGGCACTGTAAGAATCGCACGTTGCTTTCGGTCACGTTGCTCCACGTTGCTTCGCGCGACAACGCAACCGCTCGCGGAGAGGAAACCGACGGAGCACCACGTTTATCCCCTATTAACAGCGGCGACTTTCGGGGAACGGGGAGGTTTCGGCGGCTCGGCGTTGTGCGTCTCGGTGCGTCTGACTGCGTTTGACGCCTCTGACGCCGCTATTAATAGAAAACTCACCGTTTCCGCGCGCACGGCAACGCTAACGGGACGCGCGATCACGACGGCAGCGGAGACGTACCTCGCGTTGCGCAATACGCGCGTCGCGCGAGGACCGcgtttaacgaaaaaaaaaagtcacGGTTACctccccgccgccgccgccaccgtccTGTGCATCGTGCcactcgcgtgcgcgcgcgcgcactgtatacatacatacgtacgcgTGGGAGTCAGTGGGAGTACGCAAGAATACGTGCTGTCCCGTCAACGCGTAGAAGACGCGACGAAGTGCGTGCGCATTTTGCGCGATGATTCATACtcttttaattctatttgtTGACAGAGGGGAAGGAGAGGATTTTCTccgtcatttttttatatacgctAATCTACGAAGATATGATCGCGGAGCGAAGGCCACGGTCTTCGATCGCTTAATTTTCGTCTCACAGCCTAAATTAAAATCATAGATGATGGGTCTCCGTCGATTTGAAAAAATGACGAAATGAGAGCCGCGTTAATAAACCGGAGTAATACGTTAATTAAATCCTTGCaaaaaaaagcaatgaaaaaaaaaactaaatgaCACGGCGAATATGAACATATTTGACAGAAAAAATCTAGGAAGATCCTTATTGAAATTGCAGGAATTTTCGAAGCAACGCAACAATCTCCTAATCgcaaaaatatcgaatttatattgaaattatcaTGTATctgacattaaatatattataataattaacattaatataattataatattttctttttgtcgTCTACTTTGcgagtaattatatttttatcatttttatacttatatatcaCCGACGAGAAACTATTACTTATACTAATCTTTATACTTTAGTAAATGTGCCTCAGTGGAGGAGAGAGAAGGCAATCCGTTTCATGAGATAAATACAGAGAGAGGCGCGGTTCTATATTTCGTAACACCTTACGGTAAATTAGAAACTACGATCTGAGGAGCAACATGTCGTACTGCGCGGAAAACTGTCCGCTCCACACACTGGTGCCgtcaaattaacaaaataaaataggtTATGAATGTAACCGTATTATCGGTTAACATTGTACATACAATAATacctaatatatatacattgaaaTGTAAGTACGATGCGATATGTCACGTAAAAAcagaatgtaacattttttaagcTAGTAGttacaaagagagagagagagagagagagagagagaaagacatgGAAAAAGAAGGCTGTTTTCTTAACCTCTAAAAAATCTCTTcctctattttataataaaattataaaataaattatgtttagaCTATCGAGATCGTTTTATATTGCGAAACAGTTTGTTTTTATTAACAGACTGCGTCAAATAATTGTCACTGTTAACAGATTATGTCAGACTTGGAGTTGGAAATGCAGCCAGGACGAAGGAGTTATGAGGAAATATTAAAGCAGCGGCAGGATGAAGGAGATAATAAAACTGCAACAACAAACGAACAGGTAAAATAGATTTCCACGTGAAGTTACCACGAAACATAACgaatacatacatttatgtCAATAGATAGCTTCTTGTAAATCCATTAATCGTCTTCAAACACTGCTATAGTTTTAAAATTGTCATAATTTCATAGTTGACAATTTATGTAACTCATTTTTTGCTGTATCTTTTCAGGCTCGCGTCGAAGATATTGTACTCAAATTTTATCAATCCTGCAAAGAAGGGGAACCTGTCTTATTTAAGCCGAAACACATTCAGTTCTTGAAAAGAGCAGTCACTAATTTAAATTCTACTTATGAGGTATCTCACTATTTCCAATATTAAACAGCTTACGTAAAATATCGCTTTACAAAAGAGGATTCTCAGGAAGGGTACTATTTTCGTTTGTAACGAGAAACTTATCGAGCGTTTGTAATGATACTAGTGTTTGGACTCCAGTAGACCATGGCTGTGCTTCTGGATATTGCATTCGCTTGCGATATTGGGAGAACGCTTAGAAGATGAGGAATATTCCAACATAGCAGGCTTTTTGGCCAAATGTCAATCCTCAGAGGGTGGTTTCGGGGGAGGTCCAGGACAATGTTCACATTTAGCATCTACATATGCCGCAGTGAATGCGTTATGCACCATCGGTACACAAGAGGCATATGACGTGATAGATAGGTAAAGAATGTGTGAGATATAACTTGTGTcgatatgtaatattattttttaaaaacccaCCGTCTTACAGTATCTTTAAGCTcaagattattataatttcaggAAGAACTTAAAACGATTCCTATCGTCCTTACGTGGAGAGGACGGTTCCTTCTGTATGCACGCGAACGGCGAGGTAGACATACGTGGAGTTTATTGTGCCCTCGCCGCTGCTAAATTGACAAACGTATATACTCCGGATATGTTCAAAGGCACCGCCGAGTGGATAGCCAAGTGTCAAACGTGGGAGGGTGGTTTCGGCGGTTGTCCGGGAATGGAGGCTCACGGCGGATATGCGTATTGTGGTTTGGCATCGCTCGTAATGCTTGGAAAAACAGATCTTTGCCATTTACCAGAGTTGTTGGTAAGATCCTTCTTACAATCACGATAAGATCATCGCGTTTACATCCCTCTTGCTGTTCCGCAGAGGTGGACGGTAAATAAACAGATGCGTATGGAGGGCGGTTTCCAAGGACGTACGAATAAATTAGTGGACGGGTGCTATTCGTTCTGGCAAGGTGGAACGTTCCCGTTGATTGCCGCTATCTTGTCGACACAAGGAAAAACGTTCAACAGTTCCGACCACTGGTTGTTCAACCAAGAGGCCTTACAAGagtatatattaatttgctGTCAAAATCCGCACGGTGGTCTTCTGGATAAACCAGGAAAGTACGTACTCACGCTTTTTCACGCGTTTGTCGTAAATTATcgtaaatataaattcattgGCGAGTAACTTTTTAGTCATACTAATCTATATATAGCCAttgctctttttttcttttttcagaaaTCGTGACATATACCATACGTGTTATGTTCTCAGTGGATTATCAATTGCGCAAAATTCACCAGTAAAATCAATCATTGGACGGAAGATCACGAATAAGGTGGAGGTGATCCATCCCGTTTACAACGTGGAATATTCCGCCGCGAAAAAGGCGCAAGAGTATTTTCCTACTCTACCGATACCCGCTGATTGATTCGTCTTAGCTATTTAAAATGTATCTATCATGTTTATATGTTTTTcctaaaaagagaaaaaagaaaaaaatcccAAAGATGGAATTTATCTCAAACCGACCAATAATGCGCgcataaaaaaagttgtttgtATATGAAAATCCATAATTGTGATATATAAGAGAACTTATAAAATGCCACGTTAACTGACCTTTGATGCacattattgaaaattacaagaTTGCCTTTTTCTCCATCTTGGCTTTATTTtccgttaataaaatttatggagAAGATAATGTACGAAACTTATTTACATCCCTGTGAGATGTTGCAGCCgttattcaaaatttctttttattttctgcttGCGCGACTTCCAATATAAGCATACAAATAACTCAAACAGATCCAGAGGTAAAAGATCTCTATTGCAACATGTCATCTTACACAtagatatatgtacatatatgtagatacgtaaataatatatataatttcattttgctATATAATTCAATACTTACTCGAGGAAATACTAAAGATgcagaaaaatacatttacttacattaatataaaaatttaattttcgattTGATTCGGAACTCTCGCTTGactgaatttttttcaataatcaaATATGGTACATATTTTTGTCTTACATGTTAATGTAACGTTGCGACGGCTGTTCACCATTCGGTATTTTGCACGACTATAGACGCGGCAAGGTATTTCGTATTACAGGTCAAAGACGGAATAAACAATAGAGaacgcaaaatatataaatgatataatgatACATGAAGGGAGATTGTGATATTTCGATCTCTGCATTGTTCACTGCATCCCTTGCAGATATTATcgattattactattattgatTAACGCACGTTAAATATGATGCCACCCATATACCGTTCTAGCATTTCCACTTAAAtgcttcttttttcttaattatcaataaattataaaatatctataaaataagaatcctattttttgcattttatgagCTTCGATCATTTTTTGTATGCTCGTAATTATAGACTCGAACGTTCGTTTAAACGAGTGAGATAAAGAATAACTTTTGTTCACAGTCGagatattaatgattaatataaatgcGATTAATAATACgtgtatgataaatgtttaaaaattgcagtcttccgttaattttttgatatagcCAATTATTACGTGTAGTTATACACATGGTTCGACGTAATTTCCAGGGAACAATCCAGTTATACCATCCATT
Protein-coding regions in this window:
- the LOC105200352 gene encoding uncharacterized protein LOC105200352 isoform X1 gives rise to the protein MHRTVAAAAGRRMESEQHHYELRSRSRSRSHTPMIPNRPLPEQDERHYDLRNWSRERSHTPGEVTSSRRSASRSTVSMKTHEKTMEPIEESKEGSVTESLTDNQSTKSESSVVVTKKAERRSERQRAKRQIFANGQSESKDDVSDQKAERKRKSVTPRRVLTSDYSSEEGEREDPLSRSASSAYEIYKQAGDWWNVFPKTDYTYSPASECRYEIAPGILAMPNMSRRSIHVNDNGSTVISRRNVSQASRGTTESGISDSDTIDLKETASLINSSENNYGMSSTRMSDSKGKATLYKKTRVEQYTSHKETIYSEPRHSSDFRSRYLSYMPSFREYDSSRVDSDTELDETFAKSTVKTKQNWKIVQWFTYFVTFIVAYFRKTVQFFRMDRKRQYYGAQAYRGSNVSKLNTLWQTLDRYTHNMYFFFVRMLVFDAWLLSQFTGVRKWLQEKGPRILWITLLPLLLLLGGWCIAQYLSLVSDVETAPQRVIERSLSDVQWEDRKSVIEELLANNEIIKDLVNKADLVNRIEMLENKQAHQMEYLMNISRTLEDRKKSDADFRKEYDDKIIDVENKLDVSSELKNMAYSELKVIKHEFEELRKLYSELKSCCNANAEFVANQNIEKRVEKILFGYFPSGISKEDLVKNMQTLFTFHNKEDENILSGDDANDHVSDEHIRKIVKEVLRIYDADKTGQVDYALETAGGQIISTRCTQRYDIKTRAYSLFGFPLYYESNDPRTVIQGNPIQPGVCWAFQDFPGYLLIQLRGIIYVTGFTLEHVPRLILPNENMSSAPRKFNVWGLLSENDQEPVMFGEYEFTISDENLQYFPVQNTEIKKPYEYIELRIHSNHGQLEYTCLYRFRVHGRPA
- the LOC105200352 gene encoding uncharacterized protein LOC105200352 isoform X2; this translates as MESEQHHYELRSRSRSRSHTPMIPNRPLPEQDERHYDLRNWSRERSHTPGEVTSSRRSASRSTVSMKTHEKTMEPIEESKEGSVTESLTDNQSTKSESSVVVTKKAERRSERQRAKRQIFANGQSESKDDVSDQKAERKRKSVTPRRVLTSDYSSEEGEREDPLSRSASSAYEIYKQAGDWWNVFPKTDYTYSPASECRYEIAPGILAMPNMSRRSIHVNDNGSTVISRRNVSQASRGTTESGISDSDTIDLKETASLINSSENNYGMSSTRMSDSKGKATLYKKTRVEQYTSHKETIYSEPRHSSDFRSRYLSYMPSFREYDSSRVDSDTELDETFAKSTVKTKQNWKIVQWFTYFVTFIVAYFRKTVQFFRMDRKRQYYGAQAYRGSNVSKLNTLWQTLDRYTHNMYFFFVRMLVFDAWLLSQFTGVRKWLQEKGPRILWITLLPLLLLLGGWCIAQYLSLVSDVETAPQRVIERSLSDVQWEDRKSVIEELLANNEIIKDLVNKADLVNRIEMLENKQAHQMEYLMNISRTLEDRKKSDADFRKEYDDKIIDVENKLDVSSELKNMAYSELKVIKHEFEELRKLYSELKSCCNANAEFVANQNIEKRVEKILFGYFPSGISKEDLVKNMQTLFTFHNKEDENILSGDDANDHVSDEHIRKIVKEVLRIYDADKTGQVDYALETAGGQIISTRCTQRYDIKTRAYSLFGFPLYYESNDPRTVIQGNPIQPGVCWAFQDFPGYLLIQLRGIIYVTGFTLEHVPRLILPNENMSSAPRKFNVWGLLSENDQEPVMFGEYEFTISDENLQYFPVQNTEIKKPYEYIELRIHSNHGQLEYTCLYRFRVHGRPA
- the LOC105200351 gene encoding protein farnesyltransferase subunit beta → MSDLELEMQPGRRSYEEILKQRQDEGDNKTATTNEQARVEDIVLKFYQSCKEGEPVLFKPKHIQFLKRAVTNLNSTYECLDSSRPWLCFWILHSLAILGERLEDEEYSNIAGFLAKCQSSEGGFGGGPGQCSHLASTYAAVNALCTIGTQEAYDVIDRKNLKRFLSSLRGEDGSFCMHANGEVDIRGVYCALAAAKLTNVYTPDMFKGTAEWIAKCQTWEGGFGGCPGMEAHGGYAYCGLASLVMLGKTDLCHLPELLRWTVNKQMRMEGGFQGRTNKLVDGCYSFWQGGTFPLIAAILSTQGKTFNSSDHWLFNQEALQEYILICCQNPHGGLLDKPGKNRDIYHTCYVLSGLSIAQNSPVKSIIGRKITNKVEVIHPVYNVEYSAAKKAQEYFPTLPIPAD